The genomic stretch atcccTGATGGACAGTTAGTCTCCACTGGACTTGACCCTATGTGTAAAATTAAATAATCCCTGATGGACAGTAAGTCTCCACTGATCTTGACCCTATGTATGCTCAGGTGGGGGAGTACTTAAGAGACTGGCACAGATGTCCAGGCTGCAAGGGAAGCAGACAACAGGATGAGCTGCAAAAGGCTTTAAACTTGAGCCCTGCATTCTTCCACTCTGCCCTGAGATGATGACTCTCCACTGCTTCACTGAAGGAATCTGAGGCAGCATCTCCAAGGCCCCATGCCAGGACCATGGGGCACCAAAGTTTGGCTTGGATGTGGCAGTATGGCCCAGATCATGAAATAAGCAGCACAAagtttgttgtgtgtgtgcttagttcctcagttgtgtctgactctttgtgaccccatggactgtagcccaccaggctcctctgtccaagggaaactccaggcaagaatactagagtgggttgccatgccctccttcagggggtcttcccaacccacagattgaacccaggttcaatcccacaccacaggcagattctgtagTGTCTGAGCCACAACGGAATGCCAGTGGATGAGAACTGACCCTTTTAAATGATCACCTTAATAGATTATCACCCAGAGACTAAAAGAGAAAAGTTAGTATCACAGTAATTGTACAAAAGGACAGAACATCATCTCAGAACTTTTGAGCAATGACCCTGCAGTCAACTGAGAGCCCACAGTGAGAACTGTCAGGCTATGGAGCCCCTTCACTTGCTCTTCTGGAATTGTATGAGCATGGTTGGGGACCAGGGTGGACTTATAACAGAAAGGGAAGGATTTCCAGGCCTTGTCAGCAGTCAATATGAATGAAGTTTCTGAGTGAGATGTGAGGGGTTCCACACCACAGAAGACAGTCTCCCATCCTTCCCTCTCAGATCATCTTACCAGTAGCAGCCATTTCCAGAAGCCTTGTGTAGAAACGGCGAGATGAGACGTATGTGCACTTCATACCAGGAGACTCAGGGGTTCACATCTTCGATATGAAGCCTTGGCCTCAGGTCAGCAGATGGGACGTAGCCCAGCATCTACAGGGGTTAAGGGAAGGCATGGAGAACGACAGAGCACTGCTTACTACAGAAGAGGGAGCCCAAGAGAGCCTTCGGTGTTGGTCTCATGGGCTCCAGGAAGGCTGTTAGGCTTGGGCTCCCCAATTCTTCCCGCTGGGGGTGCTGACACAAGTGAGATGCATGGAGTGAGCCAGCTGACAGTTCAGGACAGGGACGTCCCAGGACCCCTTAAGAGTCAAGGGAAGTCCATTTGTCAATCCTGTGAGAAGCTCCCACGGAACCCCGCCTGTCCAGGTCCCGCCCCTGCTCTCCTCCTGGAGCCCAGATGCACATGATAGGAAGTGACGTCCTCCTAAGCACGCTGGGGGAGCAACGCCATCCTTGACAGTGCTGTTATCTCTGAGAAGTGCTGTTGCTGGTGGCCAGAGGGAACAGTCCCAAGTGTCATCGGGTGTCGAGATCGGAGGAGACATGAGTTACGAGTGCAGAGATAAGTCTCTGCACCCCGAGTTCCTTTTCCCTCTAAAAAGAGGGGGCCTCACAGCCTCCGGTGACCTTACCCCTGCACTCAGACCAGAGGATCCAGCCTAGCTTAGGCCCAAGACCATCGACTAACCCCTAGGGGGTCTCGGGAAAGAATGCCTCGGTCAGGCTCTGCTGGACCCCAGCTCCGCTCAGTAGATGGAGAGCCATGAGCCCCGTGGAGTGAAGGAGGGACCCTAGAGGGGACTGAGGGTCCATACACCAGAATGGCAACCATGTCTAACCCCTGACTCACCGCAATTTGGCTGTGGATCATCTGGGCAGCCGCTGGGCAGCTCAGCATTTAATGCTGAGGGGCTCCCTCACTGTGACCTCGGACGCGGGACACTCAGAGAAGAGGGAACTTTGGCCTGAGGGGCTGGCAGCTGGTCAGTAAAGGGAGGATGTCAGGGTTCGTGAAGAGTCAGGATGAGCACCATCCTCCCCGACAAACGGGTGACTCAAGACCCTCCCTTGTGCTCAGCGCTTCCTCCCAGCCAAATATCGGGAAGGGGGCAGCGGTGTGAGAGGGGAGATTGAAGCCTGGTTGTGAAGGTGCAGCCACGAGACAGCAGAAGTGAAGGTCCTGGGACCCTTCAGTGGGGGGCTGAGTATGCCCTCCTCTCTTCGTCTGGGGTGACAGGGAAGGTGGCAGCGTCAATTTCAGACAGGAGAGGGAATGGGCTGGGTGTGGGAGAGGGGGCATCTCGCACCAATTTTCATCCTGACTCTGAATGTCAGCTGAGAGGACCTGCCTCCCCTGCCAGTCCCCactgccgccccccaccccttctAATGCCCAGGCAGAACTGTCTGCTGTGCCCCAGGGCTCACTCTCCCTTGCTACTCAGCGGTTTCAGGGGACTGGCTGACCAGGAGAACGGGAGCCCTGTGGGTCCTAGAGCACTGGCCTCGAGGACCCTCAGAGGCGGCTTCCATTCAAGCCAGGGAGGATTCTCCTCGCTGAAGGTTCTCACAGCATGTCCTTGTCCCCCCCTCCAGGTGCCTTCCTGCCTGCTTTCCTGCCCACACTCCCACCTGCAGTCCCTGACCTGCTGTCACCATGCCTCGGAGGCACAAGAGCAAGTCCCATGCCTGAGGGAAAAGCCACCAGGTCCAGGGGGACACTCAGGAGGCCCAGGCCAGTGCTGCTGAAGCCCCAAAGGAGTAgtgcccctcctccccctcttctGCCTCTCAGGGTTCTCCCACGAGCTCCCCTGCTGCTGGTGATCACCAGGATCTTCAGGGAGCCATTGCCCCTAGCTCTCCTGATGCAGGGCCTTCATGTGCAGGATCTGGTGAAGGTGCCCAGGGCCCCGAGGAGGAAAGTGCAGGTGCCTCCCAGGAAGCCCCTGCCACTCAGAGCACTCACAAAGATCCTCTGGCCAGGAAGGCCAGGATACTGGTGGAGTTCCTGCTGGAGAAGTACACCAAGAAGGAGCCCATCATGTACAGCGCCCTAATGAAAATCGTTAGCAGGAAGTACAGGCAGCACTTCCCTGAAGTCCTCAATACAGCCTGTGAGCACGTGCAGCTGGTCTTTGGCCTGGAGATGAAGGAAGTCCACCATAGAGGGAACATCTACACCCTCATCAGGAAGCTCAACCTCGGGGGAAACGATTGTCTGCCTGATGAGGGAGCACTGCCCAAGTCCGGGCTCCTCATGGTGCTCCTGGGGGTCATCTTCATGAATGGTAACCGCGCCACCGAGGAGGAGATCTGGGAATTCCTTAGTATGTTGGGGATCTATGCTGGGAGGAGGCACTGCATCTTTGGAGAGCCCAGAAGGCTCATCACCAAAGATCTGGTGCAGAAGGAGTACCTGAACTACCGCAAGGTACCCAAAAGTGATCCTCCACACTATGAGTTGCTGTGGGGCCCGAGAGCTTGTGCTGAGACCAGTAAGATGaaagtactggaggttctagCCAAGTTCCACGGTAGGGTCCCTAGTTCCTTCCCAGACCTCTATGATGAGGCTCTGAGAGATCAGGAGGAGAGAGCAGGGCGGAGAGTTGCGGCCAGGGCTCCCACCATGGCTGAGGCCAGTGCCCCTTCCAGGGCCAAGTCCTGCAGCTCCTCACACGtctggggagaggggcagggcaCTTTGTTCCGTTTGTGTTGGAAGAGAGCAGTTAAGCTGCTAAATAGTGCACAGTAGTAGGGGTGGAGGGAACAAAACCCATATCTTCTTGCAGTTTTAAATGGTAAGCGAGTTTAGGcctattttattttaacaaaatatacatCTCTTTTCTTGTATCCATATGAGAAATATCTAATGAACAATGATTTAAAGTAGAAAGGTAAAGAGGTGAAGGAGCtgttttgtattttcaaatgttCTTACTTTTGATAAGGTTTATTGTGCTTCAGAATTCAAATGTATGAATCATATAAATCATAGTTTCCAgctgttttaatgttttaaaagtttgggTATTTGTAAAACACACTCAAAGTACTGAATATATTGTTCACAATGCAAACAAGATAACATGACAttagaagaaaatttttcttgaagagtAGTCAAGCTTCTAAAGAGTGCATGGTAGAGGGGGTTAAATCACATTTCTTTCGAtcacatttctctttctgtttcactcGAGTAACTTCTACATATTTTTTgtttcgtgtttttttttttcaaatatttttacttctaagAGGTTGTTTGTCCTCAGAATATTAATTTGGTAATGATATTGCTGTTATGTTCATTgctgttttaaaagttttaaaggtATACAGTTTTGGTAGATATAAAAGAAATTCAGGAGCCATCTAAGTTGTCTTTATGATCTGAAAGTAGGTAACATAGCACTTCAAGAGTGATTTTCATCCTAATGTGAAAGAAGACCACAGAAACTattgagaaacaaaaagaaaatggggaaaagaataGAGTAAAAAGGCTTTATGTTGTGGTTTACCTTATTTCTTTGAAACtttcttttagtaaaaataaaaaaaatactttgacttATTTAGCTCATTTaagaatatttgtttcttttgtcctAATTCACTGCATATTCTCTGCTCTCTCCTGGATTAAAAGTAAACTCAGATGGGAAGGTGGTATTTGAGGGGTTCATAGTAATCATAACTTCCATTTATTACAAACCAATACTTCTTACTCAGTATGCCACTGCTTTATATGTAGTACATGCATTCCAGCATTCATGCAGGATCGGATTTAGCAGAGTCCATTTATGGATGGATAACTTGCAAATTTCTCAAGTTCACA from Bubalus bubalis isolate 160015118507 breed Murrah chromosome X, NDDB_SH_1, whole genome shotgun sequence encodes the following:
- the LOC112582296 gene encoding melanoma-associated antigen B4-like — protein: MWTTGMRGKLLGDTGNQLCDDLEGAVAGGQREQSQVSSGVEIGGDMSYECRDKSLHPEFLFPLKRGGLTASGAFLPAFLPTLPPAVPDLLSPCLGGTRGSPTSSPAAGDHQDLQGAIAPSSPDAGPSCAGSGEGAQGPEEESAGASQEAPATQSTHKDPLARKARILVEFLLEKYTKKEPIMYSALMKIVSRKYRQHFPEVLNTACEHVQLVFGLEMKEVHHRGNIYTLIRKLNLGGNDCLPDEGALPKSGLLMVLLGVIFMNGNRATEEEIWEFLSMLGIYAGRRHCIFGEPRRLITKDLVQKEYLNYRKVPKSDPPHYELLWGPRACAETSKMKVLEVLAKFHGRVPSSFPDLYDEALRDQEERAGRRVAARAPTMAEASAPSRAKSCSSSHVWGEGQGTLFRLCWKRAVKLLNSAQ